A genome region from Bradyrhizobium guangzhouense includes the following:
- a CDS encoding HupU protein, producing MSQSNGMTNLLWLQGASCGGCTMSILESGSSGWFDELRQFGINLLWHPSVSEETGEEAAEVLNSVREGRVPLDLLLLEGSVARGPNDSGRFNMLAGTGRSIYHWMLDLAPRADYVVAVGSCAAYGGVPAAGANPTDAVGLQFEGADAGGALGAGFRSRLGLPVINVAGCAPHPGWMMETILALTSKDLSATDLDTYGRPKFVANHLAHHGCSRNEFYEFKASAETMSERGCLMEHLGCKATQAVGDCNQRSWNGGGSCTKGGYACIACTSPGFEDAQNFLETAKLAGIPVGLPTDMPKAWFVALAALSKSATPRRVRLNATADHVVVPPGRTTAKRTP from the coding sequence ATGAGCCAATCGAACGGAATGACCAACCTGCTCTGGCTGCAAGGCGCGAGCTGCGGCGGTTGCACCATGTCGATCCTCGAAAGCGGCTCTTCCGGCTGGTTCGACGAACTGAGGCAGTTCGGCATCAACCTGCTGTGGCATCCCTCGGTCAGCGAGGAGACAGGCGAGGAAGCGGCCGAGGTGCTCAACTCCGTGCGCGAGGGCAGGGTGCCGCTCGACCTACTGCTCCTCGAAGGCTCCGTTGCCCGCGGCCCGAACGATAGCGGCCGCTTCAACATGCTCGCGGGCACGGGCCGCTCGATCTACCACTGGATGCTAGATCTCGCGCCGCGGGCGGACTATGTCGTTGCGGTCGGAAGCTGTGCCGCCTATGGCGGGGTGCCAGCCGCCGGCGCCAATCCAACCGACGCGGTCGGGCTGCAATTCGAGGGCGCCGATGCTGGCGGCGCGCTCGGCGCAGGCTTCCGCTCCCGGCTCGGCTTGCCGGTGATCAATGTGGCTGGCTGTGCGCCGCATCCGGGCTGGATGATGGAAACCATTTTGGCACTGACGTCCAAGGACTTGTCAGCGACTGACCTCGACACCTATGGCCGACCGAAATTCGTTGCCAACCATCTTGCTCATCACGGCTGCTCCCGCAACGAGTTCTATGAGTTCAAGGCCAGCGCCGAAACCATGTCCGAGCGCGGCTGCCTCATGGAGCATCTCGGCTGCAAGGCGACTCAGGCTGTCGGCGATTGCAACCAGCGCTCCTGGAACGGCGGCGGTTCCTGCACGAAGGGCGGTTATGCCTGCATCGCCTGCACGTCACCTGGCTTCGAAGACGCGCAGAATTTCCTGGAGACCGCCAAGCTTGCCGGCATCCCAGTCGGCTTGCCGACCGACATGCCAAAAGCCTGGTTCGTCGCGCTCGCGGCGTTGTCGAAATCGGCGACTCCGCGGCGCGTGAGGCTGAATGCGACCGCTGATCATGTGGTGGTGCCGCCCGGCCGCACCACGGCCAAGCGCACGCCATGA
- a CDS encoding DUF3422 domain-containing protein, producing the protein MEHGLDLAGFALHPQRGAVLGEVHARPFTRLSAPLAVLRFAFLGQGEAAAADRQAFVGFCTAQGLAAPEVSAKHHQVSIGAVSLRWEQHSEFTTFTWIWSNEASALAFAPIGDELTALIRALPQTGQLLVAVRLEVEQTEAAVARAEELFDKSSLAMATVRSGPAVVASDFRADAQGFVRILICNDGLSPGRLGALVQRVLEIETYRTLALLGLPAALELAPSVDHIGRRLVEVLQEMQGAEDLKLNNHLLTELTALAASLERGAAGSLFRFGASRAYYDIVQARLGVIEGSEIGGRPTWSSFLARRMAPAMRTCAAMEDRQANLSIKLARAADLLRTRVDVELEEQNRDLLRSMNERTKLQLRLQSTVEGLSVAAIGYYVVSLFGYLAKGAHDGGLHVEPSLATALFVPFAVGLIWIITHRIRQRHLKHEGAPGDHD; encoded by the coding sequence ATGGAGCATGGTCTGGATCTGGCCGGATTCGCGTTGCACCCGCAACGCGGTGCAGTGTTGGGTGAGGTGCATGCGCGTCCGTTCACGCGGCTCTCCGCGCCTCTCGCAGTGCTGCGATTTGCTTTTTTGGGCCAGGGAGAAGCGGCGGCCGCCGACCGGCAGGCCTTTGTAGGCTTTTGCACCGCGCAGGGCTTGGCGGCACCCGAGGTGTCGGCTAAGCACCACCAGGTGTCAATCGGAGCAGTTTCGCTACGCTGGGAACAGCATTCCGAATTCACGACTTTCACCTGGATCTGGAGTAATGAGGCATCCGCGCTGGCGTTCGCTCCCATCGGTGACGAACTTACCGCATTGATCCGGGCACTGCCGCAAACGGGACAGCTGCTTGTGGCGGTGAGGCTCGAGGTGGAGCAGACCGAAGCGGCCGTCGCGCGCGCTGAGGAGCTGTTTGATAAGAGCAGCCTCGCAATGGCGACAGTCCGCAGCGGCCCTGCGGTCGTCGCTTCCGACTTTCGTGCGGATGCGCAGGGCTTTGTCCGCATTCTCATCTGCAACGACGGCCTGTCGCCGGGCCGGCTTGGCGCTCTTGTGCAGCGCGTGCTGGAGATCGAGACCTATCGCACGCTGGCGCTGCTCGGCCTGCCGGCCGCGCTCGAGCTCGCGCCCTCGGTCGATCACATTGGGCGGCGGCTGGTCGAAGTGCTCCAGGAGATGCAGGGCGCCGAGGACCTCAAGCTCAACAATCACCTCCTCACGGAGCTGACCGCATTGGCCGCCTCATTGGAGCGCGGCGCAGCGGGTAGCCTGTTCCGCTTCGGCGCGAGCCGGGCTTATTACGACATCGTGCAGGCCCGCCTTGGCGTGATCGAAGGAAGCGAGATCGGAGGGCGACCGACCTGGTCGTCCTTCCTTGCCCGGCGGATGGCGCCGGCGATGCGCACCTGCGCCGCGATGGAGGACCGCCAGGCCAACTTATCGATCAAGCTAGCGCGCGCCGCCGATCTCCTGCGCACGCGGGTGGACGTGGAACTGGAGGAGCAGAATCGTGACCTGCTGCGCTCAATGAACGAGCGCACCAAGCTGCAATTGCGCCTGCAGAGCACCGTCGAAGGCCTCTCCGTGGCGGCGATCGGCTATTACGTCGTCAGCCTGTTCGGCTACCTCGCTAAGGGCGCACATGACGGCGGCTTGCATGTCGAGCCGTCACTCGCGACAGCATTGTTCGTACCATTTGCCGTCGGTCTAATTTGGATCATCACGCACCGGATCCGCCAGAGGCACCTTAAACATGAAGGCGCGCCGGGCGATCATGACTGA
- a CDS encoding hydrogenase accessory protein: protein MEFQVGRHDLSRHGLNEVDVATVDHFLKHADQAGAVAVLLSAGNPNRFPEAIDVAVVLPELVTAFGGRLRAAIIAPHAEEALGERFGVRVQPTLIFVAKGETLGLIAKIQDWSVYVDRITKLIDRPRGQSAAIAVTIVPQHRAKGVEL from the coding sequence ATGGAATTCCAGGTAGGACGGCATGATCTCAGTCGGCATGGCCTCAATGAGGTCGATGTCGCGACCGTCGATCATTTTCTTAAACATGCCGACCAAGCCGGTGCTGTCGCCGTGCTGCTATCGGCGGGTAATCCCAACCGTTTTCCGGAGGCCATTGATGTCGCCGTAGTGCTGCCTGAGCTGGTTACGGCGTTCGGAGGCCGCCTGCGCGCCGCGATCATTGCACCCCATGCCGAAGAGGCGCTTGGCGAACGTTTCGGGGTGCGAGTGCAGCCGACCCTTATCTTCGTGGCCAAGGGCGAGACGCTGGGGCTGATCGCCAAGATCCAGGATTGGTCAGTCTATGTCGACCGCATCACTAAGCTGATCGACCGCCCGCGCGGGCAAAGCGCAGCCATTGCCGTTACCATTGTTCCCCAGCATCGCGCAAAAGGTGTCGAGCTATGA
- a CDS encoding hydrogenase small subunit has product MGTATETFYSVIRRQGITRRSFHKFCSLTATSLGLGPLAASRIANALETKPRVPVIWMHGLECTCCSESFIRSAHPLVKDAVLSMISLDYDDTIMAAAGHQAEAILEETRAKHKGQYILAVEGNPPLNEGGMFCIDGGKPFVEKLKMMAEDAMAIIAWGACASWGCVQAAKPNPTQATPIDKVITNKPIIKVPGCPPIAEVMTGVVTFITTFGKLPELDRQGRPKMFYSQRIHDKCYRRPHFDAGQFVEEWDDEAARKGYCLYKMGCKGPTTYNACSTVRWNGGVSFPIQSGHGCIGCSEDGFWDKGSFYDRLTNIKQFGIEKNADQIGMAAAGAVGAAVAAHAAVTAVKRLASKREDAGHNS; this is encoded by the coding sequence ATGGGCACGGCGACGGAAACATTTTACAGCGTGATCAGGCGGCAAGGCATCACGCGTCGAAGCTTTCACAAGTTCTGCAGCCTGACCGCGACGAGCCTCGGCCTCGGCCCGCTGGCGGCGAGCCGCATCGCCAATGCGCTCGAGACCAAGCCGCGTGTGCCCGTGATCTGGATGCACGGTCTCGAATGCACCTGCTGCTCCGAGAGCTTCATCCGCTCCGCGCATCCCCTGGTGAAGGATGCGGTGCTGTCGATGATCTCGCTAGACTACGATGACACGATCATGGCGGCCGCGGGCCATCAGGCGGAAGCGATCCTCGAGGAGACCCGTGCCAAGCATAAAGGTCAGTACATTCTGGCCGTTGAAGGTAATCCGCCGCTCAACGAGGGCGGCATGTTCTGTATCGACGGCGGCAAACCATTCGTCGAAAAGCTGAAGATGATGGCCGAGGACGCGATGGCGATCATCGCTTGGGGCGCTTGCGCGTCCTGGGGCTGCGTACAGGCGGCAAAGCCCAATCCGACCCAGGCCACACCGATCGACAAGGTCATCACCAACAAGCCGATCATCAAGGTGCCGGGATGCCCCCCGATCGCCGAAGTGATGACCGGCGTCGTCACCTTCATCACCACCTTCGGCAAGCTGCCCGAGCTCGACCGCCAGGGCCGGCCTAAGATGTTCTACTCGCAGCGCATCCACGACAAGTGTTACCGGCGCCCGCATTTCGACGCCGGCCAGTTTGTCGAGGAGTGGGACGATGAGGCGGCGCGCAAAGGCTACTGCCTCTACAAGATGGGCTGCAAGGGGCCAACGACCTATAACGCCTGCTCAACCGTGCGCTGGAACGGGGGGGTCTCATTCCCCATCCAATCGGGACACGGCTGCATCGGCTGCTCAGAGGACGGCTTTTGGGACAAGGGCTCGTTCTACGATCGCCTCACCAACATCAAGCAGTTCGGCATCGAGAAAAACGCCGATCAGATCGGCATGGCGGCAGCGGGCGCCGTGGGTGCGGCGGTGGCCGCGCACGCCGCCGTCACTGCGGTAAAGCGGCTTGCCAGCAAGCGCGAAGACGCCGGCCACAACAGCTGA
- a CDS encoding HyaD/HybD family hydrogenase maturation endopeptidase, translating into MLNAPNDDHILVLGIGNILWADEGFGVRAVEDFHRRYAVPDNVTILDGGTQGLYLVNYLEDADRLLVFDAIDYGLPPGKLKLVRGDEVPRFTGAKKMSLHQTGFQEVISAADLLGRCPKHLVLIGCQPLDLEDWGGPLTASVRDQIAPAIELACKVLAEWGIEVKLRDTPLADSERLLANDIDHASYEMRPA; encoded by the coding sequence ATGTTGAACGCCCCAAACGACGACCACATCTTGGTGCTCGGCATCGGCAACATCCTGTGGGCCGATGAAGGCTTTGGCGTGCGCGCGGTGGAGGACTTCCACCGCCGCTACGCCGTGCCTGATAATGTCACGATTCTCGATGGCGGAACGCAGGGGCTCTATCTCGTCAACTATCTGGAGGACGCTGATCGCTTGCTCGTGTTCGATGCCATCGATTATGGTCTGCCGCCAGGCAAGCTGAAGCTCGTGCGCGGCGACGAGGTGCCACGCTTCACCGGCGCGAAGAAGATGAGTCTGCATCAAACCGGCTTCCAGGAGGTGATCAGCGCAGCCGACCTGCTCGGCCGCTGCCCGAAGCACCTCGTCCTGATCGGCTGCCAACCGCTCGATCTCGAAGACTGGGGAGGTCCATTGACGGCGTCCGTACGCGATCAGATCGCACCGGCCATCGAGCTTGCCTGCAAAGTTCTGGCCGAGTGGGGCATCGAGGTGAAGCTGCGCGATACGCCGTTGGCAGACTCCGAGCGCCTGCTCGCCAACGACATCGACCATGCGAGTTACGAGATGCGGCCGGCCTGA
- a CDS encoding nickel-dependent hydrogenase large subunit, whose amino-acid sequence MGIQTPNGFNLDNSGKRIVVDPVTRIEGHMRVEVNVDADNVIRNAVSTGTMWRGIEVILKNRDPRDAWAFTERICGVCTGTHALTSVRAVENALGITIPENANSIRNLMQLALQVHDHVVHFYHLHALDWVDVVSALSADPRATSTLAQSISSWPLSSPGYFKDLQTRLKKFVESGQLGPFKNGYWGSKAYRLPPEANLMAVAHYLEALDFQKEIVKIHTIFGGKNPHPNWLVGGVPCPINVDGTGAVGAINMERLNLISSIIDRIMEFNEMVYLPDVAAIGSFYKDWLYGGGISGQNVLAYGDVPEHANDYSAKNLKLPRGAIINGNLSEVLPVDHANPDEIQEFVVHSWYKYPDETKGLHPWDGITEPNYELGPNAKGTKTAIEQLDEGGKYSWIKAPRWKGHAMEVGPLARWVVGYAQNKAEFKDPVDKFLKDLDLPMSALFSTLGRTAARALESVWAGRQMRYFQDKLVANIKAGDSSTANVDKWKPESWPKEAKGFGFTEAPRGALAHWIKIKETKIDNYQCVVPTTWNGSPRDPQGNIGAFEASLMNTPMVNPEQPLEILRTIHSFDPCLACSTHVMSPDGQELAKVKVR is encoded by the coding sequence ATGGGTATCCAGACTCCCAACGGCTTCAATCTCGACAATTCCGGCAAACGCATCGTCGTCGATCCCGTGACCCGCATCGAGGGACACATGCGGGTCGAGGTCAATGTCGACGCCGACAACGTGATCCGCAATGCCGTATCGACCGGCACGATGTGGCGCGGGATCGAGGTGATCCTGAAGAACCGCGACCCGCGCGATGCGTGGGCATTTACCGAGCGGATCTGCGGCGTCTGCACCGGCACGCACGCGCTGACCTCGGTGCGCGCGGTCGAGAACGCGCTTGGGATCACCATCCCCGAAAACGCAAACTCGATTCGCAACCTGATGCAGCTCGCACTTCAGGTGCACGACCACGTCGTCCATTTCTATCACCTGCATGCGCTCGATTGGGTCGACGTCGTCTCCGCACTCTCGGCCGATCCGCGCGCGACATCAACGCTAGCCCAGTCGATCTCGAGCTGGCCGCTGTCCTCGCCGGGATACTTCAAGGATCTGCAGACCCGGCTCAAGAAGTTCGTCGAGTCCGGACAGCTCGGTCCGTTCAAGAACGGCTATTGGGGCAGCAAAGCCTACAGATTGCCGCCCGAGGCCAATCTGATGGCGGTCGCGCATTATCTGGAGGCGCTCGATTTCCAGAAGGAGATCGTCAAGATCCACACCATCTTCGGCGGCAAGAATCCGCATCCAAACTGGCTCGTCGGCGGCGTGCCCTGTCCGATCAACGTAGATGGGACAGGTGCTGTCGGTGCCATCAACATGGAGCGGTTGAACCTGATCTCCTCGATCATCGACCGCATCATGGAATTCAACGAAATGGTCTACCTGCCTGACGTGGCCGCGATCGGTTCGTTCTACAAGGACTGGCTCTATGGTGGAGGCATTTCGGGTCAGAACGTGCTCGCCTATGGCGACGTGCCAGAACATGCCAACGACTATTCAGCCAAGAACCTGAAGCTGCCACGAGGCGCCATCATCAACGGCAATCTCTCCGAGGTGCTTCCGGTCGATCACGCCAATCCCGACGAGATCCAGGAGTTCGTGGTCCACTCCTGGTACAAGTATCCCGACGAAACCAAGGGCCTTCATCCTTGGGATGGCATCACGGAGCCGAACTACGAACTCGGACCCAATGCAAAGGGTACCAAGACCGCGATCGAACAGCTCGACGAAGGCGGCAAATATTCTTGGATCAAGGCGCCGCGCTGGAAGGGACATGCCATGGAGGTCGGCCCGCTCGCGCGCTGGGTCGTCGGCTATGCGCAGAACAAGGCGGAGTTCAAGGATCCCGTCGACAAATTCCTGAAGGATCTCGATCTACCAATGTCGGCGCTGTTCTCGACGCTCGGCCGCACCGCGGCGCGCGCGCTCGAATCTGTTTGGGCCGGACGCCAGATGCGCTATTTCCAGGACAAGCTCGTTGCCAATATCAAAGCCGGCGACAGCTCGACCGCGAATGTCGACAAGTGGAAACCGGAGAGCTGGCCGAAGGAAGCCAAGGGCTTTGGCTTCACCGAGGCCCCGCGCGGCGCGCTCGCGCACTGGATCAAGATCAAGGAAACCAAGATCGACAACTACCAGTGCGTGGTACCGACGACCTGGAACGGCTCGCCGCGCGATCCGCAAGGCAACATCGGCGCGTTCGAAGCCTCGCTCATGAACACGCCGATGGTTAATCCCGAGCAGCCGCTCGAGATCCTGCGCACGATCCATTCCTTCGATCCGTGCCTTGCCTGTTCGACGCACGTCATGAGCCCGGACGGCCAGGAACTCGCCAAGGTCAAGGTCAGGTAG
- a CDS encoding nickel-dependent hydrogenase large subunit: protein MTRITIGPFNRVEGDLEVRLDVESGRVQRAEVTAPLYRGFEQILEGRPPLDALVLAPRICGICSVSQSVAAAAALRHAMGTEAAPNGLLATNIAHAAENAADHLTHFYIFFMPDFAREAYASQDWYQETRERFAATRGSAARDALPARARLLETMGIIAGKWPHSLAFQPGGATRAIELGERVRLLSIVTSFRTFLERTVFADTLENMLSLSTADELDRWRAGRSGDFAHFLRLADSLALSELGKGPGVLMSYGAYQGADCGLFPRGIVGPDMVVEPLPLSQISEDVSHAWMRDCSSDPAHSNTVPDPDKAGAYSWCKAPRLSGQPVEVGAIARQTVAGQALIADLVAPSGTNVRNRVIARLIETARIALAMEQWTRALRLSEPFCAPSQEMPDGAYVGLVEAARGSLGHWVAVRGGKIERYQIIAPTTWNFSPRDSLGVAGPLEQALVGTDVGEAGARSVAVQHVVRSFDPCMVCTAH from the coding sequence ATGACGAGGATTACGATCGGCCCGTTCAACCGCGTCGAGGGCGATCTCGAAGTCCGCCTCGACGTCGAAAGCGGCCGGGTCCAGCGCGCCGAAGTGACGGCGCCGCTCTATCGCGGGTTCGAGCAAATTCTGGAGGGGCGGCCACCGCTTGATGCGCTGGTGTTGGCGCCGCGCATCTGCGGCATCTGCTCGGTCTCGCAGTCGGTCGCCGCCGCTGCCGCGCTTCGCCATGCGATGGGAACCGAGGCGGCGCCGAACGGTCTGCTCGCCACTAATATCGCGCACGCGGCAGAGAATGCCGCCGATCATCTTACGCATTTCTACATCTTCTTCATGCCTGACTTCGCCCGTGAAGCCTACGCTTCGCAGGATTGGTACCAGGAGACTCGCGAGCGCTTTGCGGCCACCCGCGGCAGTGCGGCGCGCGATGCGCTGCCGGCGCGGGCGCGGCTGCTCGAGACTATGGGAATCATTGCTGGCAAATGGCCACACAGCCTTGCCTTCCAGCCGGGCGGCGCGACGCGCGCGATCGAACTCGGCGAGCGCGTACGGCTGTTGTCGATCGTGACCTCATTTCGCACGTTCCTTGAACGTACAGTGTTCGCCGATACTCTAGAGAACATGCTGTCGCTCTCGACCGCAGACGAGCTCGACCGCTGGCGCGCGGGGCGCAGCGGTGATTTCGCTCATTTCCTCAGGCTTGCCGACAGCCTCGCGCTCAGTGAGCTCGGCAAGGGACCGGGCGTGTTGATGAGCTATGGCGCCTATCAAGGCGCCGATTGCGGACTGTTCCCGCGCGGCATTGTTGGTCCAGACATGGTTGTGGAGCCGTTGCCGCTGAGTCAGATCAGCGAGGACGTTTCCCATGCATGGATGCGGGATTGCTCCTCCGATCCTGCGCACAGCAACACCGTACCTGATCCCGACAAGGCAGGCGCCTATAGCTGGTGCAAGGCGCCGCGGCTTTCGGGCCAGCCGGTCGAGGTCGGGGCGATTGCGCGCCAGACCGTGGCCGGGCAAGCGCTGATAGCCGATCTCGTCGCCCCAAGCGGCACCAATGTCCGCAACCGTGTGATCGCCCGGCTGATCGAGACTGCGCGCATCGCACTTGCGATGGAGCAGTGGACCCGCGCGCTACGACTTTCGGAACCGTTCTGTGCTCCCTCGCAGGAGATGCCCGACGGGGCATATGTCGGTCTCGTCGAGGCCGCGCGCGGCAGCCTCGGGCATTGGGTGGCGGTGCGCGGTGGAAAGATCGAGCGCTACCAGATCATCGCGCCGACCACCTGGAATTTTTCACCGCGCGATTCCCTCGGCGTGGCAGGCCCTCTGGAACAGGCGCTGGTCGGCACCGATGTGGGCGAGGCTGGCGCACGTTCCGTTGCGGTTCAGCATGTCGTGCGCTCGTTCGATCCTTGCATGGTGTGCACTGCGCATTGA
- the cybH gene encoding Ni/Fe-hydrogenase, b-type cytochrome subunit, producing MMDAIAPPVESEPDLTAIAADAAGEHAVGRPTVYVYEAPVRICHWVNAFSIIILMVTGFLIGTPLPAVEGEASANFVMGYMRFAHFAAGQVLAVFFLARILWAFTGNHHSRQIFYLPVHRRQFWKEVWHEIRWYAFLERQPKMYVGHNPLAQTAMFTGFTLFVTFMIVTGFALYSEGEGIDSWQHKLFGWVFSIWPNSQDVHTWHHLGMWALVVFVMVHIYAAIREDIMSRQSIISSMISGERQFRD from the coding sequence ATGATGGATGCAATTGCTCCCCCGGTGGAAAGCGAGCCGGACCTGACGGCGATCGCGGCCGATGCTGCTGGCGAGCATGCGGTGGGCCGGCCCACCGTCTATGTCTACGAAGCGCCGGTGCGCATCTGCCATTGGGTGAACGCGTTCTCGATCATCATCCTGATGGTCACCGGGTTTCTGATCGGGACGCCGCTGCCGGCGGTCGAGGGGGAGGCGTCGGCCAACTTCGTGATGGGCTATATGCGCTTCGCCCATTTCGCGGCGGGGCAGGTGCTCGCGGTGTTCTTCCTCGCGCGTATCCTGTGGGCCTTCACCGGCAACCACCATTCCCGGCAGATCTTCTATCTGCCGGTGCATCGCCGGCAATTCTGGAAGGAAGTCTGGCACGAGATCCGCTGGTACGCCTTCCTGGAACGTCAGCCGAAGATGTATGTCGGGCACAACCCGCTGGCGCAGACCGCGATGTTCACGGGCTTCACGTTGTTCGTGACCTTCATGATCGTGACCGGCTTTGCGCTCTATTCGGAAGGAGAAGGCATCGATAGCTGGCAGCACAAACTGTTCGGCTGGGTGTTCTCGATCTGGCCGAACAGCCAGGACGTTCACACCTGGCATCATCTGGGCATGTGGGCGCTGGTCGTGTTCGTGATGGTACACATCTACGCTGCGATCCGCGAGGACATCATGTCACGCCAGAGTATCATCTCCTCGATGATCTCGGGCGAACGGCAATTCCGTGACTGA
- a CDS encoding HypC/HybG/HupF family hydrogenase formation chaperone produces MCLGLPMTIVETDGISALCEFRGEQRRVSVLLLSHPPAGAHVLVYIDTAIRLLEKEEACLIAAAIDGLGAALDGNDFDCFFADLIDREPQLPAHLLTD; encoded by the coding sequence ATGTGCCTTGGACTGCCGATGACTATCGTCGAGACCGATGGAATTTCGGCTTTGTGCGAGTTTCGCGGCGAGCAACGCCGCGTCTCCGTGCTTCTGCTCTCGCATCCTCCGGCCGGTGCCCACGTGCTGGTCTACATCGACACGGCGATCCGCCTACTTGAGAAAGAAGAAGCGTGCCTGATTGCGGCTGCCATCGACGGTCTCGGTGCAGCGCTCGACGGCAACGATTTCGACTGCTTCTTCGCCGATCTGATCGACCGCGAACCGCAATTGCCTGCGCACCTCCTGACTGATTAA